The segment CCTTTCAGATATCGGACACTAACATTACACCAGTGTCATGGAGATCCATCTTCTTTTCAAAGCTCTCTGCTTCATCCTCCTGCTTCTGTTAGGAATTCCTGGAAATGTCTTCATTCTACTGAAATTTACCTATATCAAgtgtacagaaaaaaaaataattccaGCCAACATCATCCTGATGATCCTAGCACTAGCAAATCTTCTTGTGGTTCTCTCCCGTATCATCCCCCAAACTCTAGATGCTTTAGGAGTGGAGAATTTACTGGAAGACATAGAGTGTAAAATTTCCCTTCACACCTACAGAGTGAGTAGAGCCATGTCTATCTGTCTCACCACTTTGCTTAGCTGTCACCAATGCATGCTCATTGCTCCAGCAACTAGATATTGGATTTACTTCAAGACAATGATAACtcagaatatatttttaattgttaTATTGCTCTTGGGCATGAATATGTCTGTATACACTTCCAGTATTTTGTTTGCACGGAAAAGAACAAATTGTACAAcctcaccatacacactacacttgGTGTATTGTGATGTAGACTATTTGACCTATGTCTCTTACTTAATATATGGAATGGCATCCATAATAAGAGAGTTCTTTGTTGTGGGGTTGATGACCATATCAAGCAGCTACATGGTGTCTGTGTTGCACCGGCATGGGAAATCCATGAAAGGCATGCGCAGCTCCGACAGGGGTCAAAGTAAGACAGTTGAATACAAGGCCTCCAGAGCAGTCATCTTGCTGGTATCACTTTATGTAATTTTGTTTGGCATAGATAACTCCATGTGGATCTATTCCCTGTCGCCATCCTATGTGAGTCCTATAATGAATGAAACTCGGATATTTCTTGCTGCCTCTTTCTCTGCCCTGAGTCCTATTGTTATCATTGCAACAAACCCCAAACTACACCAGGGGGTGAATAATCAATGTAAGAAGCTGATAGAGTTGCAAAAAGGGGATACACAAAAGAGGGTTATTGTCAACTGTGTTAGTCAAAACCTGATAAATAACATGTCTTCATAGATGCACATTTACCTAAAaatagatgtacagtacaataaGTACCAACTTGTATATAATTAGGATTTAActttacacatactgtagtgtactaGAAGATATAAGTGGATATATGGAAGGCTGAACTTATGTGTAGATAACTAATCAAAAATCATCTCTCCTATGTCAACTGTACACCATGCGTACATATAAATCCAAAGGCTGCATGATAATTTCTACAAAGACTCTACCATTGCTCTTATTCAAGTAACCAGTGACATTTATGTTTCTATACTTCAAAATCCATTATGCTGCTCTCTTGACCTGTTTTCTGACTCACTGATGACCAGTCCCTTCCCCTTCACAGTCCTAACTCTGGTGATGCTGTATAAAAGCACTTCTCTTATACCCTATATATTGAAGTGCCTCAGGACTATCCTCTTCTCTCTCAGTAGTaacattaaaaatgcatgtttggtGTTCTCTATTCAGATGACAAtcgaatatacagtatgtacccatGTCAGATGTTTGTGTATGGTTTGGCTTCAACATTTTCCTGTACATGTGTTCTTTGGGTTGTCTTTTGTACCTTATGAACTGTCCGTGTTGGACCTGAAACGTTGCACTCTCTACTTTTCCTAAATAAATGAAAATTACTGCAATACACTTTTGTAAGTAGAGCTATACTTTGTACTTTTTTGGGGGTAATCCTATTTTCTATTGACAGTTTTTCCAGATGTGACACCATTCCCAGATTTTGCCTAGATCTTAAAAGTCACCACAAACTCAATGGATCCTCGCTGTGGAAAATGTCAGCTTAAATTTGAATACAGACGacatcttcacagcatattgaataggggctaATGTGTACAAAAATGCAGCTCCTCATCTTTCCTTATA is part of the Ascaphus truei isolate aAscTru1 chromosome 9, aAscTru1.hap1, whole genome shotgun sequence genome and harbors:
- the LOC142502315 gene encoding olfactory receptor class A-like protein 1 encodes the protein MEIHLLFKALCFILLLLLGIPGNVFILLKFTYIKCTEKKIIPANIILMILALANLLVVLSRIIPQTLDALGVENLLEDIECKISLHTYRVSRAMSICLTTLLSCHQCMLIAPATRYWIYFKTMITQNIFLIVILLLGMNMSVYTSSILFARKRTNCTTSPYTLHLVYCDVDYLTYVSYLIYGMASIIREFFVVGLMTISSSYMVSVLHRHGKSMKGMRSSDRGQSKTVEYKASRAVILLVSLYVILFGIDNSMWIYSLSPSYVSPIMNETRIFLAASFSALSPIVIIATNPKLHQGVNNQCKKLIELQKGDTQKRVIVNCVSQNLINNMSS